In a single window of the Rhodospirillaceae bacterium genome:
- the hpnD gene encoding presqualene diphosphate synthase HpnD: MMITSETHEAEAYATATVKRAHTSFYWAMRVLEPQKRNAMYAIYAFCRVVDDIADNPGEADDKRARLQSWRQEIANIFAGNPTGPVGRALSVANSRFDLAQADFMAIIDGMDMDVGVGRTQGRVRIADLAELELYCDRVAGAVGRLSTQVFGLDLKSRESLGISLGRALQLTNILRDLKEDAGIDRLYLPLELLKRHGIEATEPDDVLSAPAIGAVCAEIAQMAEQYFIQSDIILSGLQRAKIRPAIIMSEMYKRVLRRLIARGWADLNTPVRLSRLTRIWIAIRYGLLGA, encoded by the coding sequence ATGATGATAACGTCCGAAACTCATGAAGCGGAAGCCTACGCTACGGCGACGGTCAAGCGTGCCCATACTTCGTTTTACTGGGCCATGCGGGTGCTGGAACCGCAAAAGCGCAATGCCATGTATGCCATTTACGCTTTCTGTCGGGTCGTTGACGATATTGCCGATAATCCGGGCGAAGCAGATGACAAGCGGGCGCGACTGCAGTCATGGCGCCAGGAAATAGCCAATATCTTTGCCGGAAACCCAACCGGGCCGGTCGGCCGGGCCTTGTCGGTGGCGAACAGTCGTTTTGACCTCGCCCAGGCGGATTTTATGGCCATTATCGATGGTATGGATATGGATGTGGGCGTTGGCCGGACACAAGGCCGGGTTCGCATAGCTGATCTTGCCGAATTGGAACTTTACTGTGACCGTGTTGCGGGTGCTGTTGGGCGGCTATCAACCCAGGTCTTTGGCCTTGATCTGAAGTCCCGTGAAAGCCTGGGTATCTCCCTAGGCCGGGCCTTGCAACTGACCAATATCCTGCGCGATCTGAAGGAAGACGCCGGGATTGACCGGCTTTATCTACCCCTGGAATTGTTAAAACGCCATGGCATTGAGGCAACCGAACCAGATGACGTTCTGTCCGCACCAGCAATCGGGGCTGTTTGCGCCGAAATTGCGCAGATGGCCGAACAGTACTTCATCCAGTCCGATATCATCCTGTCAGGATTGCAACGGGCTAAAATTCGCCCCGCCATTATTATGAGCGAGATGTACAAACGGGTCCTGCGTCGCCTGATCGCCCGTGGCTGGGCAGACTTGAACACACCGGTGCGTCTGTCCCGCCTGACAAGGATCTGGATTGCCATTCGCTATGGGCTGCTTGGGGCATGA
- a CDS encoding NAD(P)-binding protein encodes MTVHIIGAGLAGLSAAVRLSDRGQPVVVHEAAAHGGGRCRSFYDETLERRIDNGNHMLLSGNKQAMAYLRAIGAHHSLYQPEQAAFPFLDFENGARWLVRPGFKALPDASLMDYLSVLKLAWASENATVADIFNTNRPVFRNFWQPFCVSVLNTPLEVASARLMWPVIQQTFGRGAAACRPGIAKQGLSESFIDPALSLLEKRGVPVHFNQRLRAINFVGERAGGLSFADEDIAPDADDTVILAVPAETAATLIEDLNPPEKFRAIVNGHFLLPAPSRNISFFGLVGGVSQWLFVRDDVASVTVSAADDLAGESAGDIAKILWAEVCSALQLGEVPLGRHRIIKEKRATIEQSPGQVRLRLETRTRWDNLLLAGDWTQTGLPATIEGAITSGHRAAEIILKGRSGPSAI; translated from the coding sequence ATGACGGTTCACATTATCGGCGCCGGACTGGCCGGATTGTCAGCCGCTGTACGTTTGAGCGACAGGGGCCAGCCCGTCGTCGTCCATGAGGCGGCGGCTCATGGTGGTGGGCGGTGTCGCTCTTTTTATGACGAGACCCTTGAGAGACGCATCGACAACGGCAACCACATGCTGTTATCGGGGAACAAGCAAGCCATGGCCTATTTACGGGCCATTGGCGCGCACCATAGCCTGTACCAGCCAGAGCAGGCGGCCTTCCCTTTCCTTGATTTTGAAAATGGTGCGCGCTGGCTGGTCAGGCCGGGATTCAAGGCGCTGCCGGATGCCTCATTGATGGACTATCTCAGTGTTTTGAAGCTGGCTTGGGCTTCGGAGAACGCGACGGTAGCCGACATTTTTAACACCAACCGTCCGGTGTTTCGGAATTTCTGGCAGCCGTTTTGTGTCTCCGTCCTCAATACACCCCTCGAGGTGGCATCGGCGCGCTTGATGTGGCCTGTCATCCAACAAACTTTCGGGCGGGGTGCCGCGGCTTGTCGCCCCGGCATTGCCAAACAGGGATTGAGCGAAAGTTTCATTGATCCGGCTTTGAGCCTACTTGAAAAACGTGGCGTGCCGGTTCATTTCAATCAGCGCCTGCGGGCGATAAATTTTGTCGGAGAGCGGGCAGGGGGCTTATCCTTTGCTGATGAAGACATTGCCCCTGATGCGGATGACACCGTTATCCTCGCCGTACCTGCCGAGACGGCAGCGACGCTTATTGAGGATTTAAACCCGCCTGAAAAGTTCAGGGCTATCGTCAACGGCCACTTCCTGTTGCCCGCGCCTTCCAGGAACATCAGTTTCTTTGGGCTGGTCGGTGGTGTCTCGCAGTGGTTGTTTGTGCGCGACGATGTGGCTTCGGTAACCGTTAGCGCCGCCGATGATCTGGCGGGGGAAAGCGCCGGAGACATTGCAAAGATATTATGGGCGGAAGTGTGTTCAGCCTTGCAACTGGGCGAGGTGCCACTCGGCCGCCATCGCATCATCAAGGAAAAGCGTGCGACCATAGAGCAGAGCCCCGGGCAGGTTCGCCTAAGGCTCGAAACGCGCACCCGCTGGGACAATCTGTTGCTGGCCGGTGACTGGACGCAAACGGGCCTTCCCGCGACCATAGAAGGGGCGATCACATCGGGACACCGGGCGGCTGAAATCATTCTTAAGGGGCGCTCAGGGCCTTCGGCAATTTGA
- the ispH gene encoding 4-hydroxy-3-methylbut-2-enyl diphosphate reductase codes for MKRNLKILLARPRGFCAGVVRAIDVVNKAIDRYGAPIYVRHEIVHNRRVVETLRQRGAVFVKELDEIPTGGVTIFSAHGVAEAIETDASQRGLPVIDATCPLVSKVHAEGRRHASQGLEVIMIGHNGHPEVEGTRGRIPGGVQVVSSVEDVSNLNVKDPQKLAFVTQTTLSVDDTRDIISMLRARFPAIEGPDLNDICYATQNRQSSVRDLCEKIDLLLVVGAKNSSNSNRLKEIGTEMKIKSYLIDDANAFDEKWLEGIETIGITAGASAPEELISELLEKLAGLGETTVDEISDLVENIQFKLPKALSAP; via the coding sequence ATGAAACGAAACCTGAAAATCCTGCTTGCCCGGCCGCGCGGCTTTTGCGCCGGTGTGGTGCGTGCTATCGATGTGGTCAACAAGGCGATTGACCGCTACGGCGCGCCGATCTACGTGCGCCATGAAATTGTCCATAACAGGCGGGTTGTCGAAACCCTGCGCCAGCGTGGCGCGGTGTTTGTTAAGGAACTTGATGAAATCCCAACTGGCGGCGTCACCATCTTCAGCGCCCACGGTGTCGCCGAGGCGATTGAAACAGACGCAAGTCAGCGCGGACTGCCGGTTATCGATGCGACCTGCCCGTTGGTCTCGAAAGTCCACGCAGAGGGCCGCCGTCACGCCAGCCAGGGCCTGGAAGTGATCATGATCGGTCATAACGGCCATCCGGAAGTGGAAGGCACACGAGGTAGAATCCCCGGTGGCGTGCAGGTCGTCTCTTCTGTTGAGGATGTCAGTAATCTGAACGTTAAAGATCCGCAAAAGCTTGCCTTTGTTACCCAGACCACCCTCAGCGTCGATGACACGCGTGACATTATTTCCATGTTACGCGCACGATTCCCGGCCATTGAAGGCCCCGATCTGAATGACATCTGCTACGCCACCCAAAATCGTCAAAGCTCGGTACGTGATCTGTGCGAAAAAATCGACCTGTTGCTGGTGGTCGGGGCGAAAAACAGCTCCAATTCAAACCGGTTGAAGGAAATCGGCACGGAAATGAAGATCAAAAGCTATCTCATCGACGATGCTAACGCCTTTGACGAGAAGTGGCTTGAAGGCATTGAAACCATCGGCATTACCGCCGGCGCTTCGGCCCCTGAAGAGCTGATCAGCGAATTACTGGAGAAACTGGCAGGCCTCGGCGAAACCACAGTCGATGAAATTTCCGACCTGGTCGAAAACATCCAGTTCAAATTGCCGAAGGCCCTGAGCGCCCCTTAA
- the rpoH gene encoding RNA polymerase sigma factor RpoH, with product MATMNLPTVTVDGGLSRYFREVWTFPILEKEEEYMLAKRYADSGDTDAAHQLVTSHLRLVAKIAMSYRGYGLPVSDLVSEGSIGLMKAVKKFDPERGFRLSTYAMWWIRASITEYVLRSWSMVKLGTMAAQKKLFFSLRKMKSRLNIIESGDLSPEQLTQLAEAMDVSEDEINSMNRRLMARDASLNAPLSQDDEGAEFQDILVSDTPSPESLTAESQELSFRSQLLHRAMEDLNERERDIITERRLSEDPMTLDKLGKRYGISRERVRQLEARAFEKISAATTAAAEALENREPGFETS from the coding sequence ATGGCAACAATGAATTTACCAACAGTCACTGTAGATGGCGGACTTTCCAGGTATTTCCGGGAAGTCTGGACTTTTCCTATTCTTGAAAAGGAAGAGGAATACATGCTGGCCAAACGTTACGCCGATAGCGGCGATACGGATGCCGCCCACCAACTGGTGACCAGTCACCTTCGCCTCGTCGCCAAGATCGCCATGAGTTATCGCGGTTATGGTCTTCCTGTTTCTGACCTGGTGTCAGAAGGCAGCATTGGCTTGATGAAGGCGGTCAAAAAATTCGATCCCGAACGGGGTTTCAGGCTTTCAACCTATGCCATGTGGTGGATCAGGGCTTCGATCACCGAATACGTGCTGCGCTCGTGGTCCATGGTCAAACTTGGCACCATGGCCGCCCAAAAGAAGCTGTTCTTCAGCTTGCGCAAGATGAAAAGTCGCCTCAACATCATTGAAAGCGGCGACCTGAGCCCGGAACAGTTGACACAACTGGCCGAGGCCATGGATGTATCCGAAGACGAAATCAATTCCATGAACCGTCGCCTGATGGCCAGGGATGCGTCACTTAACGCGCCCTTGTCGCAGGATGATGAAGGGGCCGAATTTCAGGATATCCTGGTCAGTGATACCCCGTCACCCGAATCCCTGACCGCCGAAAGCCAGGAATTGTCTTTCCGTAGCCAGCTTTTGCATCGGGCGATGGAAGATTTGAACGAACGCGAGCGCGATATCATCACCGAACGCCGCCTCAGTGAAGATCCCATGACCCTGGATAAACTGGGCAAGCGTTACGGCATCAGTCGTGAGCGTGTGCGCCAGCTTGAGGCACGCGCCTTCGAGAAAATCAGTGCCGCGACAACCGCAGCTGCAGAAGCTCTAGAAAACAGAGAACCCGGATTCGAGACGTCTTAA
- a CDS encoding MBL fold metallo-hydrolase, which produces MAFDVRFWGVRGSIACPSIKHIKYGGNTSCIEVSVGDRIFVLDAGTGIRELGNEFLKRDIREAHLLMTHTHWDHINGFPFFVPAYDPNRSIHIMAGHLGHREGGIHGALSAQMDSPMFPVPLEAMQAKIRFDDFEAGDHFKLYPDVEVRTAPLNHPNGATGYRIEYDGKSMCYITDTEHVVGEPDQNILGLIEGSDLVIYDSTYTEEEFTTKVGWGHSTWNEGVALCQAANVKKMAIFHHEPAHEDDFMDQLEVEAQGVWKDCFAAREGMVVGID; this is translated from the coding sequence ATGGCGTTTGACGTTCGATTTTGGGGGGTTCGTGGCTCAATTGCTTGCCCGTCGATCAAGCACATCAAGTACGGTGGCAATACCAGTTGTATTGAAGTCAGTGTAGGCGATCGTATCTTTGTTCTGGATGCCGGAACCGGTATCCGTGAGCTTGGCAATGAATTCCTCAAGCGTGATATTCGTGAAGCCCATCTGTTGATGACCCATACTCACTGGGATCATATCAACGGCTTTCCTTTCTTTGTTCCCGCCTACGATCCCAACCGTTCCATCCACATCATGGCTGGTCATTTGGGCCACCGTGAAGGTGGTATTCATGGGGCGCTTTCAGCGCAAATGGACAGCCCCATGTTCCCGGTGCCGCTGGAAGCCATGCAGGCTAAAATCCGCTTCGACGATTTTGAAGCCGGTGATCATTTCAAGCTATACCCGGATGTGGAAGTGCGTACCGCGCCGCTCAACCATCCCAACGGCGCCACCGGCTATCGGATCGAATACGATGGCAAATCCATGTGCTATATCACCGACACGGAGCACGTTGTCGGTGAGCCTGATCAGAATATTCTCGGCCTGATCGAGGGTTCTGACCTGGTCATATACGACAGCACCTATACGGAGGAAGAATTCACCACCAAGGTTGGCTGGGGTCACTCCACATGGAACGAGGGGGTGGCGCTCTGTCAGGCCGCAAACGTCAAGAAAATGGCTATCTTCCACCATGAACCAGCCCACGAAGACGACTTTATGGATCAATTAGAGGTCGAGGCCCAAGGCGTGTGGAAAGACTGTTTCGCGGCTCGTGAAGGTATGGTCGTCGGGATCGACTAA
- a CDS encoding flagellar motor protein MotB: MPPPNPAEEPIDESWMATFADMVTLLMAFFVMLLNFSKIDIPMFNEVAAGIANEIGMGQKESNPIATMKEALEDVVAEMQADQVVDVQTSDEGITIELASAAFYKSGSAEFRPQAIPVLEKVGQLLIAPRFMAYQVEVAGHTDDDPIHTAMYPSNWELSTGRATQIVRYFITLGMDFRRLKAAGFADTRPKYPNRDKDGNPIVENQLENRRIVIDTTPMSLEERAMIFGNASYGLAEQKVISDERAAEEEAQKGAPDPSTLTGLPKKKE, from the coding sequence ATGCCACCGCCAAACCCGGCAGAAGAACCCATTGACGAATCATGGATGGCGACTTTCGCCGATATGGTCACCCTGCTGATGGCCTTCTTCGTGATGCTGCTTAACTTCTCGAAAATTGATATCCCCATGTTCAATGAAGTCGCCGCCGGTATTGCCAATGAAATTGGCATGGGCCAGAAAGAATCCAACCCCATAGCGACAATGAAGGAAGCGCTGGAAGATGTCGTTGCCGAAATGCAGGCAGACCAGGTCGTTGACGTTCAGACCAGTGATGAAGGCATTACCATCGAACTGGCAAGTGCCGCTTTCTATAAATCCGGCTCGGCCGAATTTCGTCCGCAAGCAATTCCGGTACTGGAAAAGGTTGGCCAGCTTCTGATTGCGCCACGTTTTATGGCCTATCAGGTGGAGGTCGCAGGCCATACTGACGACGATCCCATCCATACAGCCATGTACCCGTCAAACTGGGAACTTTCGACCGGACGGGCAACCCAGATCGTCCGTTACTTCATCACCCTGGGTATGGATTTCAGACGCCTTAAGGCTGCGGGATTTGCCGATACCCGTCCCAAATATCCAAACCGTGACAAGGACGGCAACCCGATTGTCGAAAATCAGTTGGAAAACCGTCGCATCGTCATCGATACCACCCCCATGTCCCTGGAAGAACGGGCAATGATCTTTGGTAATGCCTCATACGGGCTAGCCGAACAAAAAGTCATCTCTGACGAACGCGCCGCCGAGGAAGAAGCCCAAAAAGGTGCACCCGATCCCAGCACCCTGACCGGCCTACCAAAGAAAAAAGAATAA
- a CDS encoding flagellar motor protein MotA: MSLATIIAIVTAFGLFIGAILISTDNVTVFLSLSSFIMVFGGTMSAMFISYEPRYVLLSLKLIMKIFFAPAMGRDLLKAEVGRIIKWAYAVQKNGTPALESEAKKAVKGDRFMKFGVEMVISGYTGAEVREILTNTVETTFGRNTVPVFILKDMAAGAPAFGMVGTLVGLVVMLNSMGGDPSQLGAGLAVAMITTLYGVFFARVIFMPAASKVMQREQIVKFRNYLVLEGLCLLADRKSPRFIQDKMNSYLDPAIHFDIDKMKK; encoded by the coding sequence ATGTCGTTAGCGACAATCATCGCAATTGTAACCGCTTTCGGTCTGTTTATCGGTGCTATCCTCATCAGTACCGACAACGTTACCGTCTTCCTTAGCCTGTCCAGTTTCATCATGGTTTTCGGCGGCACCATGTCGGCGATGTTCATTTCTTATGAACCCCGATATGTCTTGTTGTCACTGAAATTGATCATGAAAATTTTCTTCGCCCCGGCAATGGGTCGCGATCTTTTAAAGGCGGAAGTCGGGCGAATTATCAAGTGGGCATACGCTGTCCAAAAAAATGGCACCCCCGCCCTTGAATCCGAAGCCAAAAAAGCGGTCAAGGGTGACCGCTTCATGAAATTCGGCGTTGAAATGGTGATCAGTGGTTACACTGGCGCCGAAGTGCGCGAAATCCTGACCAATACAGTCGAGACGACTTTCGGTCGCAACACGGTTCCGGTCTTTATCCTCAAGGATATGGCCGCTGGCGCCCCGGCTTTCGGTATGGTCGGCACCCTGGTCGGCCTGGTGGTTATGCTCAACAGTATGGGTGGCGACCCCTCACAATTGGGCGCCGGCCTCGCCGTCGCCATGATCACCACCCTTTACGGTGTGTTTTTCGCGCGTGTTATCTTTATGCCTGCTGCTTCCAAGGTGATGCAGCGCGAGCAGATCGTCAAATTCAGAAATTACCTTGTTCTTGAAGGCCTGTGTCTGCTTGCCGACCGAAAAAGCCCCCGCTTCATTCAGGACAAGATGAACAGCTACCTTGATCCGGCTATCCATTTCGACATCGACAAGATGAAGAAATAG
- a CDS encoding HlyD family type I secretion periplasmic adaptor subunit: MPSWRLAAWPVMIMMALILTWSNFTKLEEVTVTDGEVIPLGDFQTIQHLEGGIVKEIHVRDGQIVDKGAALILLDLATSGVNREELQVRLDGQILLKARLEAEAQGKRTITFPEEAAKRRPEQLAAQRQNFEARRRQLASTIGALGQAVKQRRQDVKELDAQIRAVKKNLNLAKKRFAMSKNLLKDGLTPEMEHLQLEAEVESLEGETQTLIPSLSRAKSAISEAESRVNEERNRFRSGAREELVQAEQALGRINELLTSADEQGLRAMIKSPIDGVVQNMKYNTIGGVIRPGEPIMEIVPTGASMVIDAKLKPADRAFVTVDQRVMVKLSTYDYAIFGGLEGKVTMVAPDTVIDEKGEPYFRIFVKTDKTYIGDDPDLYKITPGMQATVDIHTGEKSVMEYLIMPVLKLKSEAFRER; encoded by the coding sequence ATGCCCAGTTGGCGGTTGGCGGCGTGGCCTGTGATGATCATGATGGCGCTTATATTAACCTGGTCCAACTTCACAAAACTTGAAGAGGTGACTGTCACTGATGGTGAAGTTATCCCACTTGGCGATTTCCAGACGATCCAGCATCTGGAGGGTGGTATCGTTAAGGAAATCCATGTCCGCGATGGGCAGATCGTTGATAAAGGAGCGGCGCTCATCCTGCTTGATCTGGCGACCTCCGGGGTCAATCGTGAAGAATTACAGGTTCGCCTGGATGGGCAAATATTGTTAAAGGCCCGTCTGGAAGCCGAAGCGCAAGGTAAACGCACGATTACATTCCCTGAAGAGGCCGCAAAGCGCCGTCCCGAGCAGCTCGCCGCCCAACGTCAGAACTTTGAAGCCCGTCGCCGCCAGTTGGCCTCGACAATTGGTGCTTTGGGGCAGGCCGTAAAGCAACGCCGTCAGGATGTAAAAGAACTTGATGCCCAAATTCGCGCCGTTAAAAAAAACCTGAACCTGGCGAAGAAACGTTTCGCCATGTCCAAAAACCTTCTCAAGGATGGCCTGACACCGGAAATGGAACATTTGCAACTTGAGGCAGAAGTCGAAAGCCTTGAAGGTGAAACTCAAACCCTGATACCGTCCCTTTCAAGGGCAAAGTCCGCCATTTCAGAGGCTGAAAGCCGCGTAAACGAAGAACGCAATCGCTTTCGAAGTGGCGCCCGCGAAGAGCTTGTTCAGGCCGAGCAGGCCCTTGGCAGGATCAATGAGTTGCTGACATCCGCCGACGAACAGGGACTGCGCGCGATGATCAAAAGCCCCATCGATGGCGTCGTCCAGAATATGAAATACAACACCATCGGCGGCGTCATCCGCCCCGGTGAACCAATTATGGAAATCGTTCCAACAGGGGCCAGCATGGTTATTGATGCCAAGTTGAAGCCAGCCGACAGGGCCTTTGTAACTGTTGATCAGCGGGTCATGGTCAAATTGTCGACCTATGATTACGCCATTTTTGGCGGTCTGGAAGGAAAAGTGACCATGGTCGCCCCGGACACCGTTATCGATGAAAAGGGCGAACCGTATTTCCGGATTTTTGTCAAAACCGACAAAACCTATATTGGCGATGATCCCGATCTTTATAAGATCACACCGGGTATGCAGGCGACGGTGGATATTCATACCGGTGAAAAATCGGTGATGGAATATTTAATCATGCCGGTGCTGAAGCTAAAAAGTGAAGCATTCCGCGAGCGCTAG
- a CDS encoding adenylate/guanylate cyclase domain-containing protein, translated as MGARLRSAFSMERLIGIAMIVGFIAVYYNDPYPVKFVRAKTFDFYQKLKPREIPEPIGKPVTIVDLDENSLTEIGRWPWSRDIVAKMVTNLTQMGAVLVAFDVVFAEPDPMNPSLIANSLGGLDEETKAKLSLLPDNDEIFAQVIKKSRVVLGQTGYWEERDADAIAPPPIKKSIALKGKKGAPHPSIWMNEFPSLVRNTPVIEKYAAGHGVFTVEGEPDGIIRRVPTVFKYGEDMYPALSVEMMRVAFNRPTIQLRYDHAGIRSIGIASKRMFPPNGLILPTDSNGRVWPYFSKRDPTKYVSARDVLSGNVKPEMIRGKLIIVGTSAAGLLDIRSTPIDPIIPGVEVHAQLIEAAMHNTYLSRPNYFNAAEMFLIIVGGLLMVILVPWVGAKWTMLLFLTVSGGAAATSWFLFAGIDFQPLPEMLPALSLKADGGLLFDAGFAAGSILLLYTTLTYSGYAKEEKQRRQTRDAFSKYLSPDMVARVAGNPGELKLGGDKRDLTLLFCDVRGFTTISEQFDAEGLTALINKLLTPLTNVILDRQGTVDKYMGDCIMAFWNAPLDDDQHAYNGCLSALAMLGEMGPLNDRLEQEAIEEGRKHIPLKVGLGLNSGECVVGNMGSDQRFDYSVLGDTVNLAARLEGQSKSYGMNVVLGPTTWGEVKDRLATIDLDFIQVKGKTSGTLIYGLMGDAELMEDPEFKKIKELISDAMDTYRAQKFDEALEMFKQIRFLGNDENGPWELEINLDVLCDLYEERIAEYKETPPAEDWDGVFIATTK; from the coding sequence ATGGGAGCCCGCCTGAGAAGCGCCTTTTCGATGGAACGACTGATCGGCATCGCCATGATCGTCGGTTTTATCGCCGTCTATTATAATGATCCCTATCCGGTGAAGTTCGTTCGCGCCAAGACCTTCGATTTTTATCAAAAACTTAAACCCCGGGAAATCCCTGAACCCATAGGCAAGCCGGTTACCATTGTCGATCTGGATGAAAACAGCCTGACTGAAATCGGGCGGTGGCCGTGGTCGCGCGACATCGTTGCAAAAATGGTTACAAACCTGACCCAGATGGGCGCCGTGCTGGTCGCCTTCGACGTCGTCTTTGCCGAACCCGACCCCATGAATCCGTCTTTGATCGCCAATTCTCTTGGTGGACTGGATGAGGAAACGAAGGCCAAATTAAGCCTGCTTCCCGATAATGACGAGATTTTTGCACAGGTTATCAAGAAATCGCGGGTTGTGCTGGGCCAAACCGGTTACTGGGAAGAACGTGACGCCGACGCCATAGCACCACCGCCAATCAAGAAATCGATCGCCCTGAAGGGTAAAAAAGGCGCCCCCCATCCCAGTATCTGGATGAATGAATTTCCGTCCCTTGTTCGCAATACGCCGGTCATTGAAAAATATGCCGCCGGTCACGGTGTCTTTACGGTTGAGGGCGAGCCCGATGGTATTATCCGCCGGGTGCCGACGGTGTTTAAGTACGGTGAAGACATGTACCCCGCGCTTTCTGTTGAAATGATGCGCGTGGCCTTTAACAGGCCGACCATTCAGTTACGCTATGATCATGCCGGGATCAGGTCGATCGGCATTGCCTCAAAACGGATGTTTCCGCCCAACGGCCTGATTTTGCCTACCGACAGCAACGGGCGGGTGTGGCCTTATTTCTCGAAACGCGATCCTACTAAATACGTATCGGCGCGTGATGTTCTTTCGGGCAATGTGAAGCCGGAAATGATTCGCGGAAAGCTGATTATCGTCGGCACCTCCGCCGCTGGTCTGCTTGATATTCGCTCAACCCCCATTGATCCGATTATCCCTGGGGTCGAGGTGCACGCACAGTTGATTGAGGCAGCTATGCACAACACATATCTGTCCCGTCCCAACTATTTCAATGCCGCCGAGATGTTCCTGATTATCGTCGGTGGCCTGTTGATGGTCATTCTGGTGCCGTGGGTTGGCGCCAAGTGGACGATGTTACTGTTCCTGACGGTTTCCGGTGGTGCGGCGGCGACATCGTGGTTCCTTTTTGCCGGTATTGACTTCCAGCCGCTACCCGAAATGTTGCCGGCCCTGTCCCTGAAAGCTGACGGGGGACTGCTGTTCGACGCCGGTTTTGCGGCTGGCTCAATCCTGCTTCTGTATACGACGTTGACCTATTCGGGTTACGCCAAGGAAGAAAAGCAGCGTCGCCAGACCCGCGACGCCTTTTCCAAATATCTTTCACCAGACATGGTGGCCAGGGTTGCCGGAAACCCGGGCGAGCTGAAACTGGGCGGCGACAAGCGCGATCTGACTTTACTGTTTTGCGATGTTCGCGGGTTTACGACAATCTCCGAACAATTCGACGCCGAGGGCCTGACGGCGTTGATCAACAAGCTGCTGACGCCGCTGACCAATGTCATCCTTGATCGTCAGGGAACTGTTGATAAATACATGGGTGACTGCATCATGGCGTTTTGGAACGCCCCGTTGGACGATGACCAACATGCCTACAACGGCTGTCTTTCGGCGCTGGCCATGCTGGGCGAGATGGGACCGCTCAATGACCGCCTGGAGCAGGAAGCCATTGAAGAAGGCCGCAAGCATATCCCGCTGAAGGTTGGCCTTGGGCTTAATTCGGGCGAATGCGTAGTCGGCAACATGGGGTCCGACCAGCGTTTCGATTATTCGGTGCTTGGCGACACGGTCAACCTAGCGGCGCGGCTGGAAGGCCAGTCCAAGAGCTACGGCATGAACGTGGTGCTAGGGCCGACGACATGGGGAGAAGTGAAAGACCGGCTGGCGACCATCGATCTGGACTTCATTCAGGTCAAGGGTAAGACCTCAGGCACGCTTATCTATGGATTGATGGGCGACGCGGAACTGATGGAAGATCCCGAATTCAAAAAAATCAAGGAGCTGATTTCCGACGCCATGGATACTTACCGGGCGCAAAAATTTGACGAAGCGCTCGAAATGTTCAAGCAAATCCGCTTCCTGGGCAACGACGAGAACGGTCCCTGGGAGTTGGAAATCAATCTGGACGTCCTATGCGACCTTTACGAAGAACGCATCGCCGAATACAAAGAAACCCCGCCAGCCGAAGACTGGGACGGTGTGTTTATCGCGACGACGAAGTAG
- a CDS encoding GNAT family N-acetyltransferase, whose translation MTNRPYPIELEEIIHLEDGSLILLRPIRPDDETDHYAFLDKLTPEDIRFRFFGKIGEMSHDQMYGLTHIDYDNHMAFIATTNRQDGGHETLGVVRTIADPADGIAEFAIVVRSDFKEHGLGGKLLLKIISYCRSHGVKILVGYVMPDNIRMLHFSRDLGFKIHHRIEEGDVEVVLHL comes from the coding sequence ATGACCAATCGTCCCTACCCCATCGAACTCGAAGAGATTATTCACCTGGAGGACGGAAGTCTTATCCTGCTGCGGCCCATCCGTCCTGATGATGAAACCGACCATTACGCCTTCCTTGACAAATTAACCCCCGAAGACATCCGATTTCGCTTCTTTGGCAAGATCGGTGAGATGTCCCATGACCAGATGTACGGGTTGACCCATATTGATTACGACAACCACATGGCCTTCATCGCCACCACCAACAGGCAAGACGGGGGCCATGAAACCCTGGGTGTCGTGCGCACCATTGCCGACCCGGCTGATGGCATTGCCGAATTCGCCATCGTTGTGCGTTCCGACTTCAAGGAACATGGACTGGGCGGAAAATTATTACTCAAGATCATTAGTTATTGCCGTTCTCATGGCGTCAAAATACTGGTCGGTTATGTCATGCCCGACAACATTCGCATGTTGCACTTCTCTCGTGATCTGGGCTTCAAAATTCACCACAGGATAGAAGAAGGCGACGTCGAGGTGGTTCTCCACCTGTAA